The following proteins come from a genomic window of Anguilla rostrata isolate EN2019 chromosome 17, ASM1855537v3, whole genome shotgun sequence:
- the LOC135243457 gene encoding inward rectifier potassium channel 2-like, translated as MGSARTHRYSIVSSEEDGMKLATIAVPNGCGNGQGKVSTRRQPQSRFVKKDGHCNVQFVHMSEKGQRYLADIFTTCVDIRWRWMMLIFCLSFLLSWLFFGCAFWLVAIFYGNLENNPQKCVSNVSSFTAAFLFSVETQTTIGYGYRYVTEECPVAVFMVVFQSIVGCIIDAFIIGAVMAKMAKPKKRNETLVFSHHATIAMRDGKLCLMWRVGNLRKSHLVEAHVRAQLLKSRTTAEGEFIPLDQVDIDVGFDSGLDRIFLVSPITIVHEIDEDSPFYDMSKWDLDSSEFEIVVILEGMVEATAMTTQCRSSYLASEVLWGHRFEPVLFEERSYYKVDYSRFHKTYEVPSTPLCSARELAEKKFASSGSNSFCYENEVALTEKDDTEDDDSGGGSVGPDGTNTDAVSDSGPNQAMVPLEPRPLRRESEI; from the coding sequence ATGGGCAGCGCGCGGACCCACCGCTACAGCATCGTGTCCTCTGAGGAGGACGGCATGAAGCTGGCCACCATCGCCGTGCCCAACGGCTGCGGCAACGGCCAGGGCAAGGTGAGCACGCGGCGGCAGCCCCAGAGTCGCTTCGTGAAGAAGGACGGCCACTGCAACGTGCAGTTCGTCCACATGAGCGAGAAGGGCCAGCGCTACCTGGCCGACATCTTCACCACCTGCGTGGACATCCGCTGGCGCTGGATGATGCTCATCTTCTGCCTGTCGTTCCTCCTCTCGTGGCTGTTCTTCGGCTGCGCCTTCTGGCTGGTGGCCATCTTCTACGGCAACCTGGAGAACAACCCGCAGAAGTGCGTCTCCAACGTCAGCAGCTTCACGGCGGCCTTCCTCTTCTCCGTGGAGACGCAGACCACCATCGGCTACGGCTACCGCTACGTGACGGAGGAGTGCCCGGTGGCCGTCTTCATGGTGGTGTTCCAGAGCATCGTGGGCTGCATCATCGACGCCTTCATCATCGGCGCCGTCATGGCCAAGATGGCCAAGCCCAAGAAGAGGAACGAGACGCTGGTGTTCAGCCACCACGCCACCATCGCCATGCGCGACGGCAAGCTGTGCCTGATGTGGCGCGTGGGCAACCTGCGCAAGAGCCACCTGGTGGAGGCGCACGTGCGGGCGCAGCTGCTCAAGTCCCGCACCACGGCCGAGGGCGAGTTCATCCCGCTGGACCAGGTGGACATCGACGTGGGCTTCGACAGCGGCCTGGACCGCATCTTCCTGGTCTCGCCCATCACCATCGTCCACGAGATCGACGAGGACAGCCCCTTCTACGACATGAGCAAGTGGGACCTGGACTCCTCCGAGTTCGAGATCGTGGTGATCCTGGAGGGGATGGTGGAGGCCACGGCCATGACCACGCAGTGCCGCAGCTCCTACCTGGCCAGCGAGGTCCTGTGGGGCCACCGCTTCGAGCCCGTCCTCTTCGAGGAGAGAAGCTACTACAAGGTGGACTACTCCCGCTTCCACAAGACCTACGAGGTGCCCAGCACGCCTCTCTGCAGTGCCAGGGAGCTCGCCGAGAAGAAGTTCGCCTCGTCCGGCTCCAACTCCTTCTGCTACGAGAACGAGGTGGCGCTGACGGAGAAGGACGACACGGAAGACGACGacagcggcggcggcagcgtGGGGCCCGACGGCACCAACACGGACGCCGTGTCGGACTCCGGGCCCAACCAGGCCATGGTGCCTCTTGAACCCAGGCCCTTGCGGAGAGAGTCAGAGATATGA